Sequence from the Candidatus Hydrogenedentota bacterium genome:
CCAATATGCCTGATGGCCGCGCTCAGACTCCGGGCGACATTGTGCGCGCCTACAACGGCAAAACTATTGAGGTTTTGAATACCGACGCAGAAGGCCGCTTAATTCTTGCCGACGCGCTTGCCTATACCATCGACAAGTATAAACCGGATTGTATTGTTGATATCGCTACCTTAACGGGCGCGGCAGTTATCGCGCTGGGTCATGTGGCGGCAGCTGTACTTGGCACCGATGACACGCTGGTTGAGGGTCTTCTAGCTGCCGGGGCAGAAACAGGCGAATTACTCTGGCGTTTACCCCTCTGGAATGATTATGAAAAGCAAATGGAGGGTACCTTCGCAGATTTGAGCAATATCGGTCCTGACCGTGAAGCAGGGACGATTACGGGCGCAGCCTTTCTAAAAGCCTTTACCGCGTCCACACCATGGGCACATCTGGATATTGCCGGCACCGCCTACGGCATTAAGAACAAATCCTATCTTGACTCCAAATATGCCTCCGGATTCGGGGTCCGGCTGTTAACGAACTGGTTATTGAGAAAAGCCGATAATGGCCGAAATTAACGACAATTTAAACTGTTCGGTAAAAAAACGAGCCGCTATTCATACCTTGGGATGCCGGCTCAACCATGCAGAATCCAGAGTGCTTGAAGAGCGATTGCGTGCAGCAGGCTATGAGATTGTTCCATTTCATAAGCCTGCCGACTTAGGAATCATCCATACCTGTGTTGTTACCCGTCAAGCTGAAGCCAAATCGCGAAAATATATCCATCGCTTCCTGTCGAAAAATCCCAATGCCATAGTTGCTGTTATTGGCTGCTACGCCCAGACCGCAGCGCAGACCATTGCCGCCATAGGCGAAGTAGATATTATTTTGGGTAACGACGCAAAAATGCAATTACCCCAATATCTCGAACTATTGCCCGACAATACACCCTTAATTGTTCGCCCCAGACCCAAAAGAAAAGCCTTTACTTTAAACTTTGAAGCTAAAGGCCCGCCCCTGAAAGAACGGGTAAATTTAAAGATACAAGATGGCTGCGATGCCATGTGCAGCTATTGTTACATTCCCTTTGCCCGAGGCAGATCCCGATCAAGAGATTTCAACAATATTGTGGATGAAGCCCTAAGCATTGTCGAACGTGGGGCGAAGGAAATTGTTCTGACCGGTGTCAATCTCGGTGATTATGAGTGCGGCGAACAAGGACTGTTGGAACTTGTGGATAGACTCAGCGACGTGAACCCGCAACCGCGGCTTCGGATTAGTTCCATTGAGTTGAGCAATTTACCGGAAGCACTTTTTACGCGTATGGCAGACCCTGATCATGCACTAGTACCGCACTTGCATATTCCCTTGCAATCCGGCTCAAAAAACGTATTGGAGGCTATGGGGCGCAACTACAGTCCCGAAGATTATTTGGCTCTCTTGAACCGTGCCGTTACTGCGGTGCCAGGCATTGGCATCGGCGCTGATGTCATGGTGGGCTTTCCGGGGGAAAGTCCCGCTGATTTTGAAGCGACCTATCGCTTAATCGAAGAAAGTCCGATTTTTTACCTCCATGTTTTCCAATACAGCGAACGACCTGAGGTCGCCTCTGCAAGATTGCCCAATAAAGTACCGGAGTCATCAGCACGTTCCCGAAGTCAAGCATTGATCCAACTGCACGAACAAAAGAAAAAAGTCTTTCAAGAGCAATGGGTAGGGCAGCGTCTTCGTGTTCTCTTTGAAAATCGTGACCATAACGGTTGGAAGGGACATGCAGACAATTATCTTGAGGTCTTTGTTAAGGATAAAAAAATGATGGTCAACCAATTGGAATGGATTCGAATTCATTCCCTTGAAGGCACACGGCTGATAGGTTCCCCGGATACATGAAGTGATTGATTTCCAATTCCGTAACTGAACGTTAGGGAAATCTTGGTAAAAAGATGGTGGGCGAGGCGGGAATCGAACCCGCACCCCCTTTCGGGGAACGGATTTTAAGTCCGTCGTGTATGCCTATTCCACCACTCGCCCGAAGAAGGCTACATCATACTCCCCCAATATAATGCATTGGTCAACCTAGGTGACCCAAAAAGAAGAAGTGGAGGCGGCACACGGATTCGAACCGTGGTATAAAGGCTTTGCAGGCCTCTGCCTTACCACTTGGCTATGCCGCCTCACGTTGCCCACATTGTATTTAGAAAAGTGCCTCAATGTCAAGTTCTTGACGGATTCAAGGTTGAAATGCAACCAGTGCAAAAAAAGAGGACATCACAGAGATCTTCGGTACAATAGTTCTGTTGAAACACCCGAAGGAGTCCATAATGTCCCGCCACAATTTTACACGAAATGACCGTATAAAACTAGAACCACTTAAAAGCCAAGGATTGAG
This genomic interval carries:
- the mtaB gene encoding tRNA (N(6)-L-threonylcarbamoyladenosine(37)-C(2))-methylthiotransferase MtaB is translated as MAEINDNLNCSVKKRAAIHTLGCRLNHAESRVLEERLRAAGYEIVPFHKPADLGIIHTCVVTRQAEAKSRKYIHRFLSKNPNAIVAVIGCYAQTAAQTIAAIGEVDIILGNDAKMQLPQYLELLPDNTPLIVRPRPKRKAFTLNFEAKGPPLKERVNLKIQDGCDAMCSYCYIPFARGRSRSRDFNNIVDEALSIVERGAKEIVLTGVNLGDYECGEQGLLELVDRLSDVNPQPRLRISSIELSNLPEALFTRMADPDHALVPHLHIPLQSGSKNVLEAMGRNYSPEDYLALLNRAVTAVPGIGIGADVMVGFPGESPADFEATYRLIEESPIFYLHVFQYSERPEVASARLPNKVPESSARSRSQALIQLHEQKKKVFQEQWVGQRLRVLFENRDHNGWKGHADNYLEVFVKDKKMMVNQLEWIRIHSLEGTRLIGSPDT